A region from the Lolium perenne isolate Kyuss_39 chromosome 4, Kyuss_2.0, whole genome shotgun sequence genome encodes:
- the LOC127293600 gene encoding cation/calcium exchanger 1-like has translation MEFTRRRRVYNAAVPSACFLLFLLLLLLAASLLPSSSPATNHVLKLTSSAPPSTSPSSGKNEPGNCEDLEALDGAEAKCSYILSHTPCAPAGYVDYLRLFYCGFGAAPAAVGYAAFLLWLLVLFYLLGDTASEYFCASLEGLSAALRLPPAVAGVTLLSLGNGAPDVFASVVSFAAGDGGDGGGVGLNSALGGALFVSTVVAGVVALASAAGSRGGAVVELSGFVRDLCFLFFALCFLVAVLATGTVTVWVAAAFVSLYAAYVLLVWTSQCCARADAGKPDLADPLLLDDSDAPTLPSHSAKPTDPEKKSRLQRVLHALTMPLYLPRRLTIPDIAGHRWHKPYAVASAALAPVLVATTFTSRSPAAASLDHGHGVGILLASAFLGLLLVALAASTTDRDSAPRSRRHRVPWLAAGFLMSVLWAYTLARELVALLVAIGYMVGVDSGVLGVTVLAWGDSLGDLVSNVAMATHGGPGGAQTAVSACYAGPLFNTVVGLGLSLTLAAGAQYPAPFTIPADGAVYETVAFLFAGLAWALLVVPARGMRLGRVYGVGLIVIYLCFFGTRVLNSLGLW, from the coding sequence ATGGAGTTCACGCGCAGGCGGCGCGTGTACAATGCCGCCGTCCCAAGCGCCTGCTTCctgctcttcctcctcctcctcctcctcgccgcctccctcctccccTCATCCTCCCCCGCCACAAATCACGTCCTCAAGTTGACGTCGTCCGCGCCCCCGTCCACGTCCCCTTCCTCCGGCAAGAACGAGCCGGGCAACTGCGAGGACCTGGAGGCCCTCGACGGCGCGGAGGCCAAGTGCTCCTACATCCTCTCCCACACGCCCTGCGCGCCGGCGGGTTACGTCGACTACCTCCGCCTCTTCTACTGCGGCTTCGGCGCCGCGCCGGCCGCCGTCGGCTACGCGGCCTTCCTGCTCTGGCTCCTCGTCCTCTTCTACCTCCTCGGCGACACCGCCTCCGAGTACTTCTGCGCCTCCCTCGAGGGCCTCTCCGCGGCGCTGCGCCTCCCGCCCGCCGTCGCGGGCGTCACGCTCCTCTCCCTCGGCAACGGCGCGCCCGACGTCTTCGCCAGCGTCGTCTCCTTCGCCGCCGGCGACGGcggggacggcggcggcgtcggccTCAACAGCGCGCTCGGCGGCGCGCTCTTCGTGTCCACCGTCGTCGCCGGCGTCGTCGCGCTCGCCTCCGCCGCCGGGTCCCGCGGCGGGGCCGTGGTGGAGCTGAGCGGGTTCGTCCGCGACCTCTGCTTCCTCTTCTTCGCGCTCTGCTTCCTCGTGGCGGTCCTCGCCACCGGCACCGTCACCGTCTGGGTCGCCGCGGCCTTCGTCTCCCTCTACGCCGCCTACGTCCTCCTCGTCTGGACCTCCCAGTGCTGCGCCCGCGCCGACGCGGGCAAGCCGGACCTCGCCGACCCGCTCCTCCTAGACGACTCCGACGCCCCCACCCTCCCGTCCCACTCCGCCAAGCCGACGGACCCCGAGAAAAAATCGCGTCTTCAACGCGTCCTGCACGCGCTCACCATGCCGCTGTACCTCCCGCGGCGCCTCACCATCCCGGACATCGCGGGGCACCGCTGGCACAAGCCCTACGCCGTGGCGTCCGCCGCGCTGGCGCCGGTCCTGGTCGCCACGACCTTCACCTCGCGGAGCCCCGCGGCGGCCTCGCTCGACCACGGCCACGGCGTCGGCATCCTGCTCGCCAGCGCCTTCCTGGGCCTCCTCCTGGTGGCCCTCGCCGCGTCGACCACGGACCGCGACTCCGCGCCCCGCAGCCGGCGTCACCGCGTGCCGTGGCTCGCCGCGGGGTTCCTGATGAGCGTGCTCTGGGCCTACACGCTGGCGCGGGAGCTGGTGGCGCTGCTGGTGGCCATCGGGTACATGGTGGGCGTGGACTCGGGCGTGCTGGGCGTCACCGTGCTGGCGTGGGGGGACTCGCTGGGCGACCTCGTCTCCAACGTCGCCATGGCCACGCACGGCGGGCCCGGCGGCGCGCAGACGGCCGTGTCGGCCTGCTACGCCGGCCCGCTGTTTAACACGGTGGTGGGGCTCGGGCTGTCGCTCACGCTGGCGGCGGGCGCGCAGTACCCGGCGCCCTTCACCATCCCGGCGGACGGGGCGGTGTACGAGACGGTGGCGTTCCTGTTCGCCGGGCTGGCGTGGGCGCTGCTGGTGGTGCCGGCCAGGGGGATGCGGCTGGGCCGGGTGTACGGGGTCGGCCTCATCGTCATCTACCTCTGCTTCTTCGGCACCCGCGTCCTCAACAGCCTCGGCCTCTGGTAG